One part of the Streptomyces lydicus genome encodes these proteins:
- a CDS encoding helix-turn-helix domain-containing protein — protein MNQAELGAALRALRQASGKEAKAVARSAVMSTAKLSKIENGRVAPATADVERILTVLDVSPEIKAEYLAVARAQATEATAWRLFRRMGYHKKQEQIRALESSMALLRLFQPSLVPGLLQTPEYIRAVLEPKGLTEAQLFRTVSARIDRQRVLYDTSKVLRFVVTEPVLRWRLLPPAMMAGQLDRIVSVSRLPNVDVRVVPLDAPQRDVPGHSFVIRDDRVVTVETTHAEVVVTDPRDVSLYVEKFDRFASVSITGDAMRDLVEGIRDAFLRERETP, from the coding sequence GTGAATCAGGCAGAACTCGGCGCCGCGCTGCGGGCGCTGCGGCAGGCGTCCGGCAAGGAGGCCAAGGCCGTCGCCCGCAGCGCAGTCATGTCGACCGCCAAGCTGTCGAAGATCGAGAACGGCCGTGTCGCCCCGGCGACGGCGGACGTGGAACGCATCCTCACGGTCTTGGACGTGTCCCCGGAGATCAAGGCCGAGTACCTTGCCGTAGCCCGTGCACAGGCCACAGAGGCGACCGCATGGCGCCTGTTCCGGCGCATGGGCTATCACAAGAAGCAGGAGCAGATCAGGGCGCTGGAGTCCTCGATGGCGCTCCTGCGCCTCTTCCAGCCGTCCCTCGTTCCTGGCCTGCTCCAGACGCCTGAGTACATCCGGGCCGTGCTGGAGCCGAAGGGCCTCACGGAAGCACAGCTCTTCCGTACGGTCTCCGCCCGGATCGACCGGCAACGCGTCCTGTACGACACCAGCAAGGTGCTCCGATTCGTGGTGACGGAACCCGTCCTGCGCTGGCGTCTCCTCCCGCCCGCGATGATGGCGGGCCAGCTGGACCGCATCGTGTCGGTGTCCCGCCTGCCGAACGTGGACGTGCGCGTGGTCCCCCTCGACGCGCCGCAGCGCGACGTGCCCGGTCACTCCTTCGTCATCCGGGACGACCGTGTGGTGACGGTCGAGACGACACACGCCGAGGTGGTCGTCACCGACCCACGGGACGTCTCCCTGTACGTCGAGAAGTTCGACCGCTTCGCCTCCGTGTCCATTACCGGGGACGCAATGCGCGACCTAGTCGAGGGCATCCGGGACGCGTTCTTGCGCGAACGGGAAACGCCCTAG
- a CDS encoding DUF6879 family protein, which produces MISASNDLAARFSTFQEEAFRLETLDDYSNSGNPAAFRAFLAGEPKPADYNAGWLETVRTATESGKRMVRVHVLSRPLTPYLRYELSWGYQTNMMAGEEFHILDTTDRPNPLEGVPDFWLFDGREPVVLNYDENGAFTGPTFVPAPGALPTGEQSEYATYRSVALAMSVPFTEWWGKHGAA; this is translated from the coding sequence GTGATCAGCGCATCTAATGACCTGGCTGCCCGCTTCTCCACCTTCCAGGAGGAGGCGTTCCGGCTGGAGACCCTCGACGACTACAGCAACTCGGGCAACCCCGCCGCCTTCCGCGCCTTCCTCGCGGGCGAGCCCAAGCCCGCGGACTACAACGCGGGCTGGTTGGAGACCGTGCGCACAGCGACGGAGAGCGGTAAGCGCATGGTGCGCGTCCACGTCCTGTCCCGTCCGCTCACGCCGTACCTCCGCTACGAGCTGAGCTGGGGCTACCAGACGAACATGATGGCGGGCGAGGAGTTCCACATCCTCGACACGACCGACCGCCCGAATCCGCTGGAGGGTGTGCCCGATTTCTGGCTCTTCGACGGCCGCGAGCCTGTGGTGCTCAACTACGACGAGAACGGCGCGTTCACCGGGCCGACGTTCGTCCCGGCACCGGGGGCGCTGCCCACGGGCGAGCAGTCCGAGTACGCGACGTATCGAAGCGTCGCCCTGGCCATGTCGGTGCCGTTCACCGAATGGTGGGGGAAGCACGGAGCAGCGTGA
- the ychF gene encoding redox-regulated ATPase YchF encodes MSLTIGIVGLPNVGKSTLFNALTKNDVLAANYPFATIEPNVGVVGVPDPRLAKLAEIFSSQKVLPATVDFVDIAGIVRGASEGEGLGNKFLANIRESDAICQVIRAFADENVVHVDGKVSPKDDIETINTELILADLQTIEKVLPRLQKESRIKKDIAPKVKAVEEAKAILEKGDTLFSQGIVQGSGNEELLHDLHLLTTKPFLYVFNVDEDELTDEDFKNEQRALVAPAEAIFLNAKLEADLAELDEDEALELLQSVGQDEPGLATLAHVGFNTLGLQTYLTAGPKETRAWTIKKGATAPEAAGVIHTDFQKGFIKAEVISFDDLVETGSVTDARAAGKARMEGKEYVMQDGDVVEFRFNV; translated from the coding sequence GTGTCGCTCACGATCGGAATCGTCGGTCTGCCGAATGTCGGCAAGTCGACCCTGTTCAACGCCCTGACCAAGAACGACGTGCTGGCGGCCAACTACCCGTTCGCCACCATCGAGCCGAACGTCGGCGTCGTCGGCGTCCCCGACCCCCGCCTCGCCAAGCTCGCCGAGATCTTCTCCTCCCAGAAGGTCCTCCCGGCCACCGTCGACTTCGTCGACATCGCGGGCATCGTCCGGGGCGCCTCGGAGGGCGAGGGCCTGGGCAACAAGTTCCTCGCGAACATCCGTGAGTCCGACGCGATCTGCCAGGTCATCCGCGCCTTCGCGGACGAGAACGTCGTCCACGTCGACGGCAAGGTCTCGCCGAAGGACGACATCGAGACGATCAACACCGAGCTGATCCTCGCCGACCTCCAGACCATCGAGAAGGTCCTGCCGCGCCTCCAGAAGGAGTCGCGGATCAAGAAGGACATCGCCCCCAAGGTCAAGGCGGTCGAGGAGGCCAAGGCCATCCTGGAGAAGGGCGACACCCTCTTCTCCCAGGGCATCGTCCAGGGCTCCGGCAACGAGGAGCTCCTCCACGACCTCCACCTCCTCACCACCAAGCCCTTCCTCTACGTCTTCAACGTCGACGAGGACGAGCTGACCGACGAGGACTTCAAGAACGAGCAGCGCGCGCTGGTCGCCCCCGCCGAGGCGATCTTCCTCAACGCCAAGCTGGAGGCCGACCTCGCCGAGCTCGACGAGGACGAGGCCCTCGAACTCCTCCAGTCCGTCGGCCAGGACGAGCCCGGCCTCGCCACCCTCGCCCACGTCGGCTTCAACACCCTCGGCCTGCAGACGTACCTGACCGCCGGCCCCAAGGAAACCCGCGCCTGGACCATCAAGAAGGGCGCCACCGCCCCCGAGGCCGCCGGTGTCATCCACACCGACTTCCAGAAGGGCTTCATCAAGGCCGAGGTCATCTCCTTCGACGACCTCGTCGAAACCGGCTCGGTCACCGACGCCCGCGCAGCCGGCAAGGCCCGCATGGAGGGCAAGGAATATGTGATGCAGGACGGGGACGTGGTGGAGTTCCGGTTCAACGTGTAG